Genomic window (Paenibacillus sp. PK3_47):
CTGCAACCAGTGCCTTAACGATGAACGGAAGATAAGTAACCTTCACGCCTTTCTTCTCGGCAACAGGCTTCATGCGGGTACGGAAAGCTACCAGCTCAGTAACATCCACTTCGTCCATGATGGTAACGTGAGGTGCTGTGTATGCCGATTTAACCATCGCATTGGAGATCGCTTTACGGATACCTTTGAACGGTACGCGTTCTTCTTCAAGGCTTGCGTTGCCGGAGGCTGCAGGTGCTGCTGCCTTGGCAGCTGCCTTTGGAGCTTCAGCTGCTGCTGGTGCTGCAGCTTGAGGAGCCGCTGCTGCCGCAGGTGCTGCAGATCCGCCTTTGAGGAAGTTCTCAACATCTTCAAGAGTGATCTTGCCGTTCTTGCCGGAACCGTTCACCTTGGAGATATCAACGCCCTTGTCACGGGCAAATTTGCGTACACTTGGCGTAGCCAGAATGTCACGGTTAGGAGCTGGAGCAGCAGCTTGTGCAGCTGCCGGAGCCGCTGCAGCTTCCTGTGCCGCCGGAGCGTCAGCGTGGCCGCCTTCCTGCTGCGGCACTTCACCTTCAGCAGCAATTACAGCTACAACTTCGCCAACACGGCAGACCTGTCCGTCCTTCACACGCACTTCAAGTACGGTTCCGTTAACCGGGCAAGGCACTTCCACTACTGCCTTGTCGTTCTGTACTTCCATTACGATATCATCGTCAGTTACTTTGTCGCCGACTTTGATATGCATTTTGATGATTTCACCTTCGTGCAGGCCTTCACCCAGCTCAGGGAAACGGTATTCAAAGTTCACGGAACCTCCGGCAAGCGGACTGTCAGCAGCAGGGGAAGAAGTAGTGTCCACTGCACCTTTAGATGCATCGGCTTCCTGGGCAGCTTGCTCAGCAGGATGTCCGCCCTCTTGCTCAGGCACATCGCCTTCTGCATCAATAATTGCAACAACTTCGCCTACACGGCATACTTGGCCGTCTTTGGTGAAGACTTCCAGTACTGTGCCGTTAACCGGACACGGCACTTCTACTACCGCCTTGTCATTCTGTACTTCCATTACGATATCGTCATCGGTTACTTTATCGCCGGCTTTGATATGCATTTTGATAATTTCGCCTTCATGCAGACCTTCGCCCAGCTCAGGGAACCGGTACTCAAATTTTGCCACCTTGATAACCTCCCATAAAATGTGATAGCCGCTGCAGCTTCGATTTAACTATTAACGCATCGGCCCAATAGTGCAGAAAACGGGTGCCGTCCTTGTATAAGGACGGCAAAAGATAAAGCTTCTTAGAATTCCAGAACTTGCTTAACAGCTGTAATTACACGTGCTGGTGTTGGAATCCAGGTATCCTCGATTTGTGCAAAAGGATATACAGTATCCGGGCCTGCAACACGGAGTACAGGCGCTTCCAGATGAAGGATTGCTTTTTCGTTGATTTGTGCGATAACTTCAGCCGCCACACCGGAGCTCTTTTGTGCTTCCTGCACAACGATCGCACGGTTGGTTTTCTTCACAGAAGCTACAATAGTATCGATATCAATCGGACTAACTGTACGAAGGTCAATAATTTCAGCCTTAATGCCTTCCTTCTCAAGCTGTTCGGCCGCTTTGGTAGCAGTATGTACCATCAGGCCGTACGTGATGATCGATACGTCAGAGCCTTCGCGGACAACATTTGCTTTGCCCAGCTCAACGGTGTATTCGCCTTCCGGCACTTCAGCGCGGAACGCATGGTACAGGTTCAAGTGTTCCATGAAGAATACAGGGTCATTGTCACGGATCGAGGCGATCAGCAGTCCCTTGGCATCGTAAGGGTTGGAAGGAATAACAACCTTGATACCAGGACTTTGGGCAATCAGGCCTTCCAGGGAATCCGTGTGCAGTTCTGCCGCTTTAACACCGCCGCCGAAAGGCGTACGGAATACGATTGGAGCATTATATTTACCGCCGGAACGGTAGCGCAGGCGTGCAGCCTGGATAACGATCTGGTCGAGTGCTTCAAAGATAAAACCTACGAACTGGATTTCAGCGATCGGACGGAAGCCTTGTACGCCCAGACCGAAAGCCAGACCGCCGATTGCGGATTCGGCAAGCGGTGTATCGAAGATACGCTCTTCGCCAAACTCTTTTTGCAGCCCTTCCGTTACACGGAATACGCCGCCTACATTACCAACGTCTTCTCCGAAGATCATGACGTTAGGGTCACGACTCAGTTCCACGCGCATTGCGTCGCGGATTGCTTCTTTCATATTCATTTGTGCCATTGCCTGAAATCCCCCTTATTCAAAATCGGCTTTTTGCTCTTCCAGATGCTTCGGAGTTACCTCGAACATGCTGTCGATCAAGCCGGACACGGTCATTTTTTCGGTTTGCTCTGCTTTTTTGATCTGCTCGTTAACAGTCGCTTTCGCTTCTTCTCTTACGCGCAGTGTATCTTCTTCGGTCCAAAGGCCCTTCTTCTCCAAATACTTGGCAAGACGGTTGATCGGATCCTTCTCGCTCCATTGTCCTTCTTCGTCCTTGGAACGGTATTTGCTGGCGTCATCAGAGAGGGAATGCGGACGGAAACGGTAAGTTACAGCTTCAATCAGCGTAGCACCTTCACCATTGCGGGCACGTTCAGCAGCTTCGCGAACTGCAGTAATAACCGCAAAAATGTCCATACCGTCAACTTTGATACCCGGAATACCGACTGCTACCGCCTTGTGGGCAATGGATTTGGAAGCTGTTTGTTTAGCGAACGGAGTCGTAATCGCGTAGCCGTTATTTTGTACAAAGAAGATTACCGGCAATTTGAAGCGTCCTGCAAAGTTCAGGCCTTCATAGAAATCGCCTTCGGAAGAACCGCCGTCACCTGTATAAGTGATTGCAACGTTCTTTTGTTTCTTGAGCTGGAAGCCCATCGCGATTCCGGTAGCGTGCAGAATTTGTGCACCGATAATGATCTGAGGCATCAGGACGTTAACGCCGTCCGGAATTTGTCCGCCATGCTGATGGCCGCGGGAATACAGGAATGCTTGATATAATGGAAGCCCGTGCCATACCAGCTGAGGAATGTCACGGTAGCCTGGGCAGATAAAGTCTTCTTTCTCAAGTGCAAATTCACTGCCGATCATTGTTGCTTCCTGGCCGGATACCGGCGCATAGAAACCAAGACGGCCTTGACGACCCAGGTTAACAGCACGGTCATCCCATGTACGGGTAAATACCATACGGTACATAATTTCTTTCAATTGATCATCAGTAAGGTCAGGCAGTTTATCCTTGTTGATAACTTCTCCATCCGGCGAAAGCACCGAAAGGGCCTCTACGTCCTCTGTATACACTTCATAAGGAACTCTGGTCATCATTTTCACCTCAATAAAAAAATTTGAATATCAGTGGTCTCTGTTATAGAATTATTATACACCTGTTTTATCTGTTTCGTCAAAGAAATACGCATAAAATTTATGTTTCCATAAATTTTGTATGTATAACAGGATGTTGAATATCCTATAACAGAGAAGTCATTTCCCGGCAAGTAAATGAGGAATAACACATTAACCTGCCCGTGTCATTTTAACGCAAGCGCATGTTTAATGCAAAATTCGACAAGAAAGGTGACGATTTAGCTATGAGCGAACCTGTTTTTCTGAAACGTACAATTGTTAAGCAAACCTTGTGGAGCGAACACCTGCAGGAAGAGCGGAAGCTGCGCATTTATCTTCCACCCGGTTATAATGAAGTTCTCAGCTATCCTGTTGTATACTGCCAGGACGGGGAGGAATTCTTCAACTTCGGCCGGATTGCCACCCTCGCCGGGCAACTGATTGCAGAAGAAGATGTGGAACCCTTCATTATTGTAGGTGTTGAAGTTAATATTCCTGTACGGACGCAAGAATATGCTCCCTTTGGCAGCAGATTTAATCCGTACATGGCCTGCTTCGCCGAGGAGATTGTTCCCTTCATTGAACATAATTATCCGGTCCGCCGCACGCCTGATGAGCGGATTATCGCCGGTGATTCACTGGGCGGCAGTGTCTCACTGCATATAGCCCTTGCTTACCCGGGATTGTTCAGCCGGGTTCTCAGCCTGTCCGGCGCCTATTACCCCGAATCCCAGGATATTATCGCCAGGGAAGAGGATCTCTCCTGGCTTGATATTAATATGGTCGTAGGTCTTCAAGAGCGTGATTATCAGACAGATACGGGAATTTATGATTTTGTGCAGATGAACCGGGATACAAGGGATTTGCTTGCATCCAGGGGAGCAACTGTATCCTATCGCGAAAAAGACGGCCGCCATCTCTGGGGATTCTGGCAAAAAGAGCTACCTGAATCATTACTCTATTTCTTTAACCAATAAAACAGCCTTGAAAAAAGAAATCGTGAACATCTGGCGAACATATGTAAGATGAGGCGTTGGACACGCTTTCAACCGGGACGGGTACAGCGGTATCCGTCCTTATTTTTAAGGACGGCATCCGGTCTTAGCACTTTCAGCACCCTTTACAGCTTTTCGCTGGCAATCCGGTCAAGCAGCACATCACAGCCTGCACTGATCAGGTCATAGACCTGTTCAAAGTTTCCGGTAAAGTACGGGTCAGGCACCTCCCTGAGCTCTTCCTCCGGCAGCAGATCCATAAAAAACAGCAGCTCCGCCTTATCCCCTCCGGGAAGCTTCCGAACATTCTCGCCATTCGACTTGTCCATGCAGATAATATAATCAAACCGGTCAAAATCATCGCTGTTCACAAGCCGAGCAGTCATATTCTTGTAACTGATCCCGTACTGGTCCAGTATCCGCCGGGTACCTTCGTGCGGCACTTTGCCGATATGCCAGTCTCCGGTACCGGCTGAATCTACCGCAATCCGGTTGTCCAGCTTACGCTGTTCAATCTTGCTGCGCAGTACCGCTTCCGCCATCGGCGACCGGCAAATGTTACCCAGGCATACGAACAATACATTTATGATGGTTCTCACCCCCTGTTCTATAAACGCACTTCCTTTATTTTAGCGTCTGCCGCGGCAATTGTACAACTTTTCAAAACTGCATTATACTTGGTCAGGATAACAAACCATACACCAATAGAAGGAGAGGAATTGTATTGCCAGTGAGTCGTGTTGTTATTGTAGCCGGCGGAGAGCTGTCCGAAGATTGCCTTCGCCTATTAGATGAAGGGGATTTTGTGATCGGCGCGGACCGCGGGGCGTTGTTCCTGGTATCCCACGGCATTACACCCGATATATCTGTAGGGGATTTCGACTCCGTGTCTCCGGAGGATGTAATAAGAATTGAACAGGGAAGCAAGGAAATCATCAGCTGCGATCCGGTTAACAAGGATCTGACCGACAGTGAGATGGCGCTGGAGCTGGCCCTTGAACAACAGCCTGAGTCGATCCTGATTACAGGGGTAACAGGGACGCGGATGGATCAAACTCTTGCCAGTATCCAGATGATGACCCGTGCGCTCCAGCGGCAGGTAAGCTGCTCTATTGTAGATGCCCACAACTATATTACTTTGACAGGTTCCCATGCTTTGGTGCTCGACCGGGGGTATACCTACGTCTCTCTGCTGCCTCTGACTCCAGAAGTGACGGGAATAACCCTCCAGGGATTTTTGTATCCGCTGGAAAATGCTACGCTAAAGCTTGGACAATCACTTGCGGTAAGCAACCGTCTGCTTGGAGAGTCAGGTATCGTAACCATAGAGAGCGGACTGCTCCTGATTATTCAAAGCAACGATTAAAATGATAGAATTACATAGCGTTATGGAGACATGTTTGTAACTTTTGTTTCAAATCCAAAAGTCCGGTAACCCCTTTGACAGCAAGGGATTTCCCGGGCTTTTTTTGCTTTTAAATGCTTGATATATTAATATTTTGTAACTTTTAATCAAATTTTAATAAAACGCTTCCATGCCAGTCCCGGCCTTGGTTTGAGGCCTCCGAGGAAAGATTTAGGGGATGAATTTCCTGATATACTACGTAACAGAGCAAGACGAAAGACAGAAAGATTTAAACCTGGGAGGTAATTACAACATGAAGAAGCAACAATGGTTCAAGCAAGCAATTGTCATCGGGATGTGCACTACTATCGGATTCAGCACCCTGATAGCTAGCGGAGCCGGCACAGCACCCGTTGCTGCCGCATCCGTGTCGTCGTCCTCTACCGGACAGAAGATTATTAATTTGGGGAAAAAATATATGGGCACCCGCTATGTATTCGGGGCATCCACTTCTACTACTAGATATTTTGACTGCTCGTCATTTACTAAATATATCTTTTCAAAATATGGTGTCAATCTTCCCCGCACCTCTGCAGCACAGTCCAAGGTCGGAAAAGCCGTATCCAAATCGAATCTGCGTGTAGGCGATCTGGTCTTCTTCTCCAGCGGCAGCAGAGCTAATGGTAAAAATGTAACGCATGTAGCGGTATATGCAGGCAACGGCAAGATTCTCCACACTTACGGCAAACCTGGTGTGACAGTTTCCAACCTGAATTCGGGCACATGGAAAAAAACTTACCTGAAAGCACGCCGCGTACTGTAGGCATCATTATTTACAATGCGGGGCCGCCTTGCGGCGCCCTCATTACATATCCCGTTCCGCGGACTGTATGAATCAATTTATGACGGTACCCCTTATCTACCTTCAACCGGATGTGCCGGATATAGACGTCAACCACGTTGGTGTCCGCATGAAAGTGATATCCCCACACATGCTTTAGAATTTCCTCACGCGGGCAGGCATGTCCCAGATTCGCTGCGAGATAATAGAGCAGATCGAATTCTTTGGGAGTCAGTGTCAGCGGGATTTCATCCCGGCTGACCAGCCTGCGGGCCGGATCAAGCAGCAGGCCGTCCACCTTCAGCAGGGAATCAAGTCCCCTGCGGCGGCCTGTAAGCATGAGCAGATTTCTTACTCTGCATTTGAACTCCCCCCGGTGTAATGGGCTGCTCATATACTCATTTCCGCCATTTTCAAAGGCTTCTACAATTACCCGTTCCTCCCTGCCTGCGGCTACAACCATCACCGGAAAAAACATCCCCTGCTCCCTCATCTCCGAAATGATGCCCCACCCCGCCCATTCACTGATATTATTCAGCTCCGCAAGCATAAGTAATGGCTCCACTCCGGTCAGCAGTAAGCGAAGATCCCCGGGATCTTCGCTTTTTGCCGTCTGCAGACCCAGCTCATCAAATACGCCGGTAATCAACCGGGCCTGTTCTTCATCCGCACGCTGTGAACTATACCACACGACAGCCTCGTTCATGTACATCCCCCGCATCCAGTCAGCTCTAACTGCAGCGTTTTCCCTCTGCCGCTTCATCATTAGATTTCCCGCAAAACAAAAAGACCATTCCCGGGGAACGGCCTATTTGTCCATGTTATCATTATGAGAATGAACCGGATTATTTCATCAAATCGATTTCCTGAAATCCCGCTACCTCAGTATCCCAGCGCTCGGAGACAAACGCCTGATGGTCCGGATGATTGTTATAGGCGTCATATGCAGCCTGATCTGTAAATTCCATCGAAAACCCATACTCAAAATCACATTTGGCACTAATCTGGCGCAGCACCTCAAAATTGTTCACTGCCGGTATATTGCTCAGAATCCGCACTCCGTCCTGCAGAAATTTCTCAGCCTCCGCTGAGCCCGCAGGATGCTTTAAAGTAAAAATCGCCATATGCCTGATTGTTCCGTTGTTCATTGTAACTCCCCCTTCAGATATTATCCGAAATAACGGTGATAAAAGCTCCGGGCGGCTGCAATCTCATTCGTTCCATGAATCAGGGCCCGTCCATCCGCAAAAACGACCATACGGTACGGCTCTTCCGTGAATGAAACCAGATAGGGGTTGCGCTCCACTTTGCCGGCTCCAAGCCTGGACAGTCTTGCTGCCGTTTCTTCCAGGTTCAGCTGCTGCCGCCCTGCCGGCCGGATCTGCACCGTATCTCTGCCGCAGAGCACATCACTGCGCTCCGTATTGGCTGCTGAAAGATAAGGATATACAGGACGTAAGCCGCAGGATGGGCAATCCTCCTTTTTGGCTGCTTTTACCCCGATCTCCTGATGTTCATTCCGCCATACATCGAAGGACAGCAGCTTGCTGCGCAGATGCTCCCGCCGTCCTCCCAGCAGCTTGATCGCCTCTGCAGTTCCATTGGCGGTCACAAGCTGCACTGCCTGAGGCAAAATCCCGGCTGTATCACAGGTATCTCCGCCCAGAGGGATGGTTCCCAGCAGACAGTTCAGACAAGGCGTCTCACCAGGCAAAATGGTGTATGTAATGCCATAGCTTCCAACACAAGCGCCGTAGATCCAGGGGATACGATGTTTTTGGGCGAGATCATTGATGATCAGCCGGGTATCGAAATTGTCTGTGCCGTCCATGATAAGATCCACGTCTGACAGCAGAATCTCCAGCTCTTCGGCCCTGACATCCATCACATGGGCTTCAATCATGATTTCCGAATTGACCTGCTCAAGCCTTGCTTTGGCAGCCGCAGCCTTCGGGAGACGCCGGACCGCATCCTCTTCTGTATACAGCTGCTGGCGCTGCAGATTGCTCCACTCTACATAATCCCGGTCGGCAAGAATAATCCGTCCCACTCCGCAGCGGGCCAGTGTCTCGGCAATGCCCGTGCCGAGCGCACCGGCTCCTACAATCAGCACACTGGAGCACGACAGCCCCTGCTGCCCCTCCTCCCCAAAAGGCGTAAAACGGACCTGCCGCGAATACCGGCCGTTCCGGTCATTATTCCCCATCTCTCGGCACCTCCTTATACTTTTTGAGCCGACCACTGCTCTACATTCCAGATCTTCGTGACCAGGCCGTCATAGAATTCAGGTTCGTGGGAGACCAGCAGAATCGTGCCTTTGTATTCCTGCAGCGCACGCTTCAGTTCAGCTTTGGCCGTAACATCAAGGTGATTGGTCGGTTCATCGAACAAAATCCAGTTGCTCTCGCGCATCATCAGCTTGCATAGCCGCACCTTTGCCTGCTCGCCGCCGCTCAGCATATTCAGCGGACGGGTGATATGCTCATTTTTGAGACCGCAGCGGGCCAGATGCCCGCGCACCTCATTCTGGGTCAGACCGGAAAATTCATTCCACACATCTTCAATCGGCGTTATATTGGCGGCTTTGACCTCCTGCTGGAAATAAGCCGGATTCAGGTAGTCACCCAGATACGTTTTACCGCTGAGCGGGGGGATGACACCAAGAATTGTTTTGAGCAATGTGGATTTACCGACACCGTTATACCCTACTATGGCTATTTTGTCACCGCGTTCAATTGTCATATTCAGCTTGGGCAGCAGCGGGCGGTCATAACCGATCTCGAAATCGATACCCTCAAAGACCGTTTTACCGCTCGAACGGCTCTCTTTGAACGAAAATGTCGGCTTTGCCGCTTCCTCCGGCCGGTCAATCAGCTCCATGCGTCCCAGCTGCTTCTCACGGCTTTTGGCCCGGCCCGATGTGGATGCACGCGCTTTGTTTTTCTGGATGAATTCTTCTTGTTTTTTGATGTATTCCCGCTGCTTCTCGTAAGCATCGATATGCTGATTTTTATTCATTTCGGCCATATCCAGGAATTTCTCATAATTGGCCGTATAGCGGGTCAGCTTGGCAAATTCCAGATGATACACAACGTCTACGACCTTGTTCATAAACTCTGTATCATGGGAAATCAGCATAAATGCATAAGGATACTGCTTCAGATAATGGGTAAGCCAGTCGATATGCTCTACGTCCAGATAGTTGGTAGGCTCATCCAGCAGCAGAACGTTCGGCTTTTCCAGCAGCAGCTTGGCCAGCAGAACCTTGGTGCGCTGTCCCCCGCTTAAGGAGGAGACGTCACGGTCCAGTCCGATAGCTGATAAGCCGAGCCCGTTGCTCATTTCCTCTACTTTGACATCGATCAGATAAAAATCACCGATATCCAGCTGCTCCTGAATTTCACCCATCTGTTCAAGCAGCTGCTCCAGCTCTTCGGGTGAGGCATCGCCCATTTTACCGGTAATCGCCATCATCTCATTCTCCAGCTCCAGCAGCGGCAGGAATGCGTCCTTCAATACATCCCGGATGGTCTTCCCCGGTGTCAGAATGGTATGCTGGTCAAGATATCCGTAACGTACCCGGGGCGTCCATTCCACTTTACCGCTATCCTTAAGCAGTGTTCCGGTCAAAATATTCATCAGCGTCGACTTGCCTACGCCATTCGCACCCACCAGTCCCACATGCTCGCCGGGCAGCAGCCGGAAATTTACATTCTTGAACAGCTGCCGTTCTCCAAAGTTGTGGGATACATCTTCTACTGTAAGTAAACTCATAATTCTCTATATAACTCCTGTCTATTTGTAACGTAAGGCACATCATGTCAGTACATATAACGCCCATTTTATCATAAAATCAGATCGCAAAACAGGAATATGAGCGAAAATGAACGAAGAATGTAATTCAAACACTGTTTTTATGATTTTTTCTGAAAAAATCCAATTCGTTTTCCAGGAACCGCCGGTCTTGGTATGTCTGCGAGCAGGGCTTTAACTGCAACTGCCAGTTTTCCCTTGCTGAGAAAAGGGTCATGCTGGACCGGCAGGCTGCAAACCCGGCCGTTCATCATACCGAGTCCTTCTTCGAGCAGGGCTGCTGCTGAGTCTCCGGCAAAAGGCAGACAAATCCGCCACTTATCCTGTGGTGTCAGACGGCTGCGCTGCAGCCATTGCAAAGTCTCCTCAAGCCGCCAGTCGGCTCCCGAGGCGATAAGCACCGGAAGTTCACTGTCCGCGAACATTTTCAGCTTCTCCGGATCGCTCCCGTAACCGAGGTCGAGAACGATATAGGCGTAATCCAGGCTTCCGGGCAAATCGGGTATACTCCCGTGAGGAGGTCTCTTCCAAAAATGAATGCCCCTCCATTCCATACGGGTAGCAGTCCCGCCACTGAACCTTCCGCTGTCTGTAACGCCTTGCAGCACATTTCGCATGCGTTCGTACACCACTGCCTCAGGACTGAAATCTATCCAGGCGGTCAACCCTTTACGTGCCAGCGCATGGCTAACAGCCAGCGAGGTATGTGTCGTTCCAAGACCGGGCGCCGTACCGAGCAGTGCAATGACAACTGCTTCGGACCGTCCGGGATAAGCTTCAAGTCTTCCGCGCCATTCCTGTTTCTTAAAAGATGCAGCTGCATCCAGTGCCAGCATTACTTCTGCTGCGCTCTGGTAGCGTTCCTCCGGGTGATGGCGGAGCAGCCTGCGGATGACAGGATTCAGCGCCTCCGGTATTCTTCCGCGCAACAGGTTTTCCATTCCCGGCTGCCAGCTGCTGTACCGTCCTCCAGAAGACATATACAGCAGCAGTGCTCCCAATCCGTAGAGATCAGAGGCCGGCCCGCTTTGTCCTCTGCCGTACTGTTCCGGTGCCGCAAAACCGACCGTCCCCAGCTTCTCTGTATCCTCTGCTGAACCGCTTCTGTAACTTCTCGCAATGCCGAAATCAATCAGCCTCAGCTCATCGGGACCGGTCAGCATCACATTACCCGGCTTCAAATCCCGGTAAATGAGCGGCGGATGAAGACCGTGCAAATACTCCAATACTTCAAGCAGCTGTCTCGCATAGCTTATAATCTTTTCCCCTTCTATAGGCTCAGGGTGGCCAGCCATATATTGCGCCAGGCTGATTCCGTCAATGTAATCGATCACCAAATAACAATATCCCGCTTCATCCGGAGCAAAAAAATCTGCCACACCCGGAAGCAGACGGTGGTTGAGCGACAGCAGCAGCTCTGCCTCCGCTTGCAGATCTCCATAACCTCCTTCAAGCTGCATGCCTTCTTTAACCGCCCAGCGTTTGCCTTTCAGCCGCAGATCTTCCGCCAGATAAACATGGCCCATCCCCCCTGAGCCGATCAACCCTGTAATGATGTATCTTCCGCCAAGAATATGTCCTGCTGCAAGCTTCGATTGGAATTTCATCCATAATTCCTCCTTGTACCAATAAAAATAAAAGAGAGAAAGCTCCGCCGCCCAAGCTAAAACCGCCGGATAACCGGCAGCATGCTGAGCGGGATGCTTTCCCTCTTCGATCTGCTAACATATTATTCAGTTGCTTAATACTTAATCATATAAAGTGTGATCTCGTCCCGGTTGTGAAACAGCTGCTTCGCCCGCTGTATCTGCATCCGTTCACCTTCGAACATGGCGATAATCTCCTTGATCACAGCCATCGGCTTCTTATGCATCAGCTTGACTGTAACCACCGCTGTTCCTCCGGGTGCAAGACTCGGAAGCAGGCCTGTAACGAGCTTCGCCATCAGCTTCGGGCTCCAGCTCATATCGCAGACCAGCAGATCAAATTCATTCTCGCGGAATTTTACTTCACCGGCATTTTTGCGCAGAATTTTCAGCGCGGGATGCTTGCGGAGTGACTCATGCATGAGCGCGGGATCAACTGCGGTGACCTTCAGGCCGCGTTCCAGCAGAAAAGAGGTCCAGCCGCCCGGAGAAGCGCCGATATCCACAGCATTACGGAAGCCTGCAAATGGAATGGCGAATTCCTTCTCGGCCTCCATCAGCTTAAACTTGGCGCGTGAGATTTGGCCGTCCTCTTTCCGGAAACGGATCATCCCGCCGTTCCAGCTTGACAGGTTTTCTTCGGGCCGGGATACACCGGCATACAGCGCATCTCGATCTGCATATACAGAAATAACCCAGGCCGGGTCCTGTACAGTAAACTCTGCTTCAAGACTCCCGAGCCGCTCCTGCAGCCATTCCCGCAGCTCCCCGGGACTGTCCTGCCAGAAGGAGGCTTGCCCTTTGCGGACATGCAGCGATATTTTCGCACCCTCCAGCTCCTGGCGGCGGCTTAAATAGACCGCAAGGCGTTCCAGTGCGGACATGTCGCCCTGATCCTGGAACTGGACTGGCTGAATATGGCGCAGAAATACCGGCAGGTTCTGACTCAGCAGCCGTGTCACCTCTTCCGGCTCTGCCTCAAGCGTCGCCAGGAAGACTTCGCCCGGCAGCAGCAGCGTACTTTTGACGGCACCGAACAGACGCCGGAGCTCTTCCTGGGCATAAGGAGCAAAGCCGTGGTTAGCTGTACAGATATATCTTGAATAGGTTTTTGTCTCAGGAGCAGTGGCCTGCTCCCCGTTATCTTCTCTAAAATCGTTCAAATCAATTGCCTCCAGGTCTGATTTTAATCCAGGGGCGACCGCTGTCCCATTCAATATGGGCTGGAATGTCGAAGGTAGCCATGATCATATCATCAGTTAATACTTCTTCTTTGGGCCCGGCACCGGCCAGTTTGCCGCCTTTGATCAGTGCCACGTGCGTAAACAGCGGCACAATTTCCTCCACATGGTGCGTTACATAGACAACATTGACATTGCGCTGTCTCAGCTTGTCGATCTCCGCCAGCATTTTCTCGCGCTCATACAGGTCAAGGCCGGCACACGGCTCGTCCATAATCAGCAGCTTCGGCTCAGCGATCAGGCAGCGCGCCAGCATTGCTTTTTTGCGTTCGCCCTGTGACAATGTGCCGAAGGGGTGATAGGCAAGCCCGCCGAGATTCATATCTTCAAGCAGCTTGACAGCCTGCTGCTTCACTTCTTCAG
Coding sequences:
- a CDS encoding 2-oxo acid dehydrogenase subunit E2, with protein sequence MAKFEYRFPELGEGLHEGEIIKMHIKAGDKVTDDDIVMEVQNDKAVVEVPCPVNGTVLEVFTKDGQVCRVGEVVAIIDAEGDVPEQEGGHPAEQAAQEADASKGAVDTTSSPAADSPLAGGSVNFEYRFPELGEGLHEGEIIKMHIKVGDKVTDDDIVMEVQNDKAVVEVPCPVNGTVLEVRVKDGQVCRVGEVVAVIAAEGEVPQQEGGHADAPAAQEAAAAPAAAQAAAPAPNRDILATPSVRKFARDKGVDISKVNGSGKNGKITLEDVENFLKGGSAAPAAAAAPQAAAPAAAEAPKAAAKAAAPAASGNASLEEERVPFKGIRKAISNAMVKSAYTAPHVTIMDEVDVTELVAFRTRMKPVAEKKGVKVTYLPFIVKALVAASRQFPALNAMIDEESNEIVYKKYYNIGIATDTDNGLIVPVIKDADRKSIWMIASAITDLAVRGRDGKLSANEMRGSTISISNIGSAGGMFFTPIINFPEVAILGTGRITEKPVIKNGEVVAAPVMALSLSFDHRIIDGATAQNFMNYIKTLLANPDMLVMEV
- a CDS encoding alpha-ketoacid dehydrogenase subunit beta — its product is MAQMNMKEAIRDAMRVELSRDPNVMIFGEDVGNVGGVFRVTEGLQKEFGEERIFDTPLAESAIGGLAFGLGVQGFRPIAEIQFVGFIFEALDQIVIQAARLRYRSGGKYNAPIVFRTPFGGGVKAAELHTDSLEGLIAQSPGIKVVIPSNPYDAKGLLIASIRDNDPVFFMEHLNLYHAFRAEVPEGEYTVELGKANVVREGSDVSIITYGLMVHTATKAAEQLEKEGIKAEIIDLRTVSPIDIDTIVASVKKTNRAIVVQEAQKSSGVAAEVIAQINEKAILHLEAPVLRVAGPDTVYPFAQIEDTWIPTPARVITAVKQVLEF
- the pdhA gene encoding pyruvate dehydrogenase (acetyl-transferring) E1 component subunit alpha, with protein sequence MTRVPYEVYTEDVEALSVLSPDGEVINKDKLPDLTDDQLKEIMYRMVFTRTWDDRAVNLGRQGRLGFYAPVSGQEATMIGSEFALEKEDFICPGYRDIPQLVWHGLPLYQAFLYSRGHQHGGQIPDGVNVLMPQIIIGAQILHATGIAMGFQLKKQKNVAITYTGDGGSSEGDFYEGLNFAGRFKLPVIFFVQNNGYAITTPFAKQTASKSIAHKAVAVGIPGIKVDGMDIFAVITAVREAAERARNGEGATLIEAVTYRFRPHSLSDDASKYRSKDEEGQWSEKDPINRLAKYLEKKGLWTEEDTLRVREEAKATVNEQIKKAEQTEKMTVSGLIDSMFEVTPKHLEEQKADFE
- a CDS encoding alpha/beta hydrolase-fold protein, with amino-acid sequence MSEPVFLKRTIVKQTLWSEHLQEERKLRIYLPPGYNEVLSYPVVYCQDGEEFFNFGRIATLAGQLIAEEDVEPFIIVGVEVNIPVRTQEYAPFGSRFNPYMACFAEEIVPFIEHNYPVRRTPDERIIAGDSLGGSVSLHIALAYPGLFSRVLSLSGAYYPESQDIIAREEDLSWLDINMVVGLQERDYQTDTGIYDFVQMNRDTRDLLASRGATVSYREKDGRHLWGFWQKELPESLLYFFNQ
- a CDS encoding low molecular weight protein-tyrosine-phosphatase, whose translation is MINVLFVCLGNICRSPMAEAVLRSKIEQRKLDNRIAVDSAGTGDWHIGKVPHEGTRRILDQYGISYKNMTARLVNSDDFDRFDYIICMDKSNGENVRKLPGGDKAELLFFMDLLPEEELREVPDPYFTGNFEQVYDLISAGCDVLLDRIASEKL
- a CDS encoding thiamine diphosphokinase is translated as MPVSRVVIVAGGELSEDCLRLLDEGDFVIGADRGALFLVSHGITPDISVGDFDSVSPEDVIRIEQGSKEIISCDPVNKDLTDSEMALELALEQQPESILITGVTGTRMDQTLASIQMMTRALQRQVSCSIVDAHNYITLTGSHALVLDRGYTYVSLLPLTPEVTGITLQGFLYPLENATLKLGQSLAVSNRLLGESGIVTIESGLLLIIQSND
- a CDS encoding C40 family peptidase translates to MKKQQWFKQAIVIGMCTTIGFSTLIASGAGTAPVAAASVSSSSTGQKIINLGKKYMGTRYVFGASTSTTRYFDCSSFTKYIFSKYGVNLPRTSAAQSKVGKAVSKSNLRVGDLVFFSSGSRANGKNVTHVAVYAGNGKILHTYGKPGVTVSNLNSGTWKKTYLKARRVL